A segment of the Candidatus Poribacteria bacterium genome:
ATGGATCGCGAAGTCTGCACGGCTTCCCTTTTCGGGATTTTATCGGAATGCTGGATTATCCTTTTCACTCAGTATTTGTATTTAATTCTCGGTTTTCATTCTCCATAACGAAAACCCATGAAAGTCTTTCCATAATTTCACGCAATTTCACCAACTTTTAGAGACAAATTCAGCTTTTTTCATAAAGTTAAGTCTTTAAGTATAGCAATGTGGATTTTCCCTATTTATCACTATAGTCCACATTGCGGAAAGGAGTTTGCATTGTCAGATGAGAGTCGAAGAGTTGATGATGAAATCTCAGCACTTATCATCGTGCATGAACCCTTGCTGAGACGCATCATTGGTTTGCGTGTTGATGATCCTGTTGATAGAAAGGATGTTTATCAAGAAACGGTGGTTGCGATCCTCGAACATTTGCGTAAGGGCAAATCGGTGGAACACGCGAAAGCGTGGATGGCAGGGATTGCGAAAAACAAGTGTGCTGATTTTCATCGTCGTGAGAAAAGAGTATCAATCATGATGCGTTCGGTGGCGGTGTGAGTATCGCCGATGACCAGCATCAAGCGGTTGTCGTCAAAGAGATTCACACTGTAATTTCGGCGATGAAGTCTATTTATAGAGATGTCGGCGATTTGCATATCCAAGGGCACACCGCCTGCGAGATTTCGGAGCAATTAGAGATTCCGGAAGGGACAGTGCAATCAAGACTTCGCAAGTTTCGGCAGTTGATACGGGAGTATTTGGAGATGGATACACGCCTGCCGAAATAGAAGAAGTCGTAGGATTGGGAACTTGATTGTTTGTTCTAAGCCAGGGACATAGTCCCTTGTGCAACGGAGAGAAATCTGTAGGAAAAAGATAAGAAAAGTTCATTTTTCTAAAAAAATCACTTTTTTTCATCCAAAAGTGACGGTTTTGCCAGAGTTATCCGACTTAATATAATAACAAAAGTTGCTACTGTCAAAATTTTAGGCATTCAGATGCCGTTTTTGGCTGAAAATAATAGCAGTTTGAATTAGCATAGTTTTGTGAGCGGCAGTCTTCCCTATTTTTTTCAGGTGCGTCGAGGGTATCGTAACTACCCATCGACGCGGCACTGCCATAGAACCATTATGACAGTGCTAACTGAAATTATANAGCACCTTATATCAGAACAAGAGGATTGCCAAGAATGCAAGACCCCCTCCCTTTTGCCTTCTCATATCAATCCCCTATCGGAAAGGAATTTTCAATGAGACACCAACACCTCTTTATATGTCTCTTTTTGCTTGCTTTAATGCCGCTGAGTGCCAAAGCACTCCCACCCCCTTCACCGGCAGGCGGAAACTATTTAGCCCTTGACGGGATCGATGACTACGCCGTTTTAGATTTTGAAACCTTCGGTTTACTTTTACCCGAAGGCACGGACGAATACACCGTTGAAGCATGGATATATCCAACCACACCGCCTGCCGATGATATACACGCAATGATACTCAGCCAACAGGTGCGGATGGATGTCGTCAATGATGATCACGTTGGATGGGAGCGCATAAGGAACACTATCGATTGGCAGAAGGGAGATTTATTCCTAAGAATTCAAGCGCATGTTACGCGCAGCGGGAAGGTCTCTGAGACAGGCTACAGCCCGAAAGCACTTCCGCTGAACCAATGGCATCACATCGCTTTCCAAGCGAATGGGCATCAGACAACAACAATCGTTAACAATTGGACAGCCAGTTCACGACGAACTACAACGATTGCACACGATCTGTCAAGCATCGAGCGTCCAAAGGATTTTGTGCTTGGCGGCTTTGGACAGAAAATTAGTTCCAAGCTTCACAATCACTTTTGGGGTGCTTTTGCAGGATATATTGATGAGGTCCGCAGAGGGTTTCACGCCGCACGGCAAGTTCAAGAATGACGCAAAGACAGTTGCGTTGTAGCATTTTGATGAACCGGTCGGAACGCGAAAATTCTCGGATGCATCAGGCAATGCTCACCATCTGGAGGGCAAAAATGGTGCCAAGACCGGCATCCCGCTGACAGTCAAAACACAATGAAACCTTTAAGAAGACTTCTATCAGCAATTGTACTCGGGGCTCATTTGTAGGCAGTATCTCTGTCCGAACTCGTTTCGTATAGATGGCTTCGATACGACATCAAGAACCATAGGCGCGTCAAAGATTTCAAGCGTCGGTTCAAATCTCGTATCGAAATTATACAGTTTCCGAAAGCGGACAAGATATTGATGACGCACACCTAACAGCAACAGAAACAAAATTATCGCCTCGTCGAAGGATGCCCACGGCACCAACGGTTTACCAACCGGTCGGACTGTCGGGTTAATGTCGGATGAGTATGGGAAAAGAGTGTTATGAGGGAACTCTATCTCATCATTATTTTACCGAAAACCCTCTAATTTTAATAAGCGGTGTTGTTTCCTACGTTTGAGATGTTTTGTGCATCTATGGTTAAAACATTACCGTTTCTACTACAAAGTGAAGGAGATAAAATCTCATGCAAACTCACGTAGCACAACTGACGAAACAGCGTCTCAGCGATTTCTTCGTCAAAGAAGATGGGCATGTTGCCCATAAGAACGCTTTAGTCGCTGGGGCTGTCGTAACAGGTGCAATCCTTGCATCAGTGATACTCGCACCCGAAGCCGCAGCATGTTCGAAGCAAATACCGTGTGGAAATAATCTTAATTGTTTCGATCCTCCCGGATGTTGTTGGTACACTGATGCAAATGGTCATGCGTATGAGGACTGTTGTTAATTAAAGTGGGAAGCCGTTTATAAGTAAGATGGCTTTTCACATAAAATAAGCGAGGACTTATCATTTACGTAAAGTCGTATTTGCCTAAGTTCTCGCTTCATTTTCCACTTGAGCTGAACCAATTGTGTTTATGAAAATGTTCACTGATACCCAAAAACATCTTGCGTTGCTCTGAAAGTTGAAGTTGAATCTGACGAAAAGCCGGACGCATTGAATCCTATTTCGTGCTGTTGAGGCAGTAGGCAAACTGCGTACACACTGGGAAAAACTCAGAGCGGAGTATCGAAACCAGCCTAAGAAATGCTGACAATTGCCTAAATTTGTGGAGACTGGAAATTCTTGTGAAAAAGTACATATTACTTACACTAATTCTGACTGTTGTTGTTGTAGGTCCCTTTGTTTATCAGCAATGGAGTGAAGCGAAACGGTTGCGATATATTAGAGAGACAAAACAACTTGCTTCTCAGGTTCATGCGACATCTTTGGCGGACTATATCCAGCAGTTGAAACAGATTTCACCAGACAGCACGCAGCTGCTCCTATTCACAGGGAACACGCAAGCGCAGCTGGAACCGTGCGGTTGTTTCATTGGGCAATCAGGCGGACTCCCGAGACGTGCCAAAGCGATCTCCCGTATCCGAGAAACCGGGTTCTCTCCGCTGTTGATAGATCTCGGTGGTGTCCAACCTTCTCAACTCCCAAGCATGAAAACGCATTCATTTGAAGCGGATGACCTTTCCGCTGATAATGAGGTTATTATGCGAGACCAGCATCGTATACAAACAACTCTTACAGCAATGGAAATAATGGGGTATGATGCGTTTTTTCCTTTTGATGCAGAGACTGAGATTATTCAAAATCGGGAAGTTGACCTATCTTTTACATTTTTAGATTCGGATTTGACGCAAGATTCTGACTCGTATTTAATAAAAACAGTTGGAGAGAAACGAATCGTCATGGTCACATTGGACCTTAAAGACCCAGCGGAAGTAGCACTTGTGTCTAAGAAGCTCAATTCGCTTCTCTCTGAAGTTCAAGCACAATCTGATTTCGTTGTTGGACTGAGCCATTCACCTATAGAAGTCAATAGAGTGTTGGCACAGAAGTATCCGAGTTTTTCAGCGATTTTGAGTCCATACAAAGGCGAAACCGAAAAAATTGGCGAGGTCTTGCTGGCGTATTGTAATGCCAAAGGGAAAATACTTGGCGCGTTGATGCTAACCGACACAGAGATGGACATTCAGCAAATTGCCCTAACCGAGCATGTCGCCGACGATCCAGACATTAGGAGACTCTTGGATGATTTC
Coding sequences within it:
- a CDS encoding sigma-70 family RNA polymerase sigma factor, with protein sequence MSDESRRVDDEISALIIVHEPLLRRIIGLRVDDPVDRKDVYQETVVAILEHLRKGKSVEHAKAWMAGIAKNKCADFHRREKRVSIMMRSVAV